The DNA window TACTTTTTACGCTCGTGGACAGACAGGCCAGCAGCTGCTGATCGGTGCCTACCAGGCTTATTCGCGCCAGGTTGCACGCGGCCAGATTAAAAACCATACCCGAACGGAAATGCTTGACTTGGTTGTTGTAGATGGCGAGGCAAAAGGTATTACCGTTCGCAACATGGTGACTGGCAAGATCGAATCACACTGGGGTGATGCTGTACTGCTTTGCACTGGCGGTTATGTAAATGTATTTTACCTTTCAACCAATGCCATGGGTTGTAACGTCACTGCCAACTATCGTGCTCACAAAAAAGGTGCTTTCTTTGCTAACCCTTGCTATACGCAGATTCACCCAACCTGTATTCCGGTAACTGGCGATCATCAGTCCAAACTGACCTTGATGTCCGAGTCCCTGCGTAATGACGGGCGTATATGGGTCCCCAAAAACGCTGGAGACAAACGCCCCGCACACGAAATTCCAGAAGAAGAGCGGGATTATTATCTGGAGCGCAAATACCCCAGTTACGGGAACCTGGCGCCACGCGACATTGCATCTCGTGCAGCTAAGGAAGCCTGTGATGCTGGGAAGGGTATTGGCGATACCGGACAGGGTGTTTACCTTGATTATGCTTCATCAATTGAGCGTTTGGGCGAAGACACTATCCGCGAGCGCTACGGCAACCTCTTTGACATGTACGAGAAGATTACTGCCGAAAACGCCTACAAGCAGCCAATGCGTATTTATCCGGCCCCACACTACTCCATGGGTGGACTCTGGGTTGACTATAACCTGCAAAGTAACCTCCCTGGCCTCTTCGTCCTGGGCGAGGCGAACTTCTCTGATCACGGTGCGAACCGCCTGGGTGCCAGTGCTCTTATGCAGGGACTGGCTGATGGTTATTTCGTTATTCCTTATACCATTGCTGATTATTTGGCTCGGATTACTCCAGGTAAAGTCAAAGATGACCATCCTGAGTTCCGTAAGGTGGAGGAAGAGGCCCAGGATCGCATTAACAGACTGCTTTCATCCAAGGGCAACAAAACAGCCACTGAATTCCACAGTGAGCTTGGTCGCTTAATGTGGAATAATGTTGGTATGGCCCGTAGTGAAGCCAGCCTGAAGGAAGCTCTTGAGAAAATCCCGGCATTGCGTGAAGAGTTCTGGGAGAACTTGAAGATCAGCGGTAAAAATGATGAGCTCAATATTGAGCTGGAAAAAGCTGGTCGTGTGGCAGACTTCCTGGAGTTCGCTGAACTTCTTACCCGAGATGCCCTTGACCGTGACGAGTCCTGTGGTGGTCACTTCCGTGTTGAGCACCAAACCGAAGACGGCGAGGCACTTCGTAACGACGAGAAGTACTGTTATGTTGCCGCATGGGAATACAAAGGACTGGAGAAGAAGCCTGAACTTCACAAAGAGCCTCTTAACTTTGAAGAAGTTCAACTGGCAGTAAGGAGTTACAAGTGATGAAACTGACTCTCTACGTATGGCGCCAAAAGGATGCCACTTCCGAAGGGAAGCTTGAACAATATAAGGCGAATCATGTCAGCCCTGACATGTCATTTCTGGAAATGCTGGACGTTGTCAACGAGGATTTGCTAAAGCAGGGAATTGAGCCGATTGCCTTTGACCATGATTGTCGTGAAGGTATTTGCGGTACCTGCTCCCAGGTAATTAACGGTGTCCCCCATGGGCCTGAAGAAAAAACCACCGCCTGCCAGTTGCATATGCGCAGCTTTAAAGATGGTGACAGTATCTATATTGAGCCTTGGCGCGCTAAGGCGTTCCCTGTTATTCGTGACCTGGTAGTAGATCGCAATGCCCTTGACAAGCTTATTGAGTCTGGAGGCTATGTTTCAGTAAGCACAGGTGGTGTACCTGATGGTAATGCGATTCCAATACCTAAGGTTGATGCAGATAACGCCATGGACGCAGCTGAGTGTATAGGTTGCGGTGCATGCGTAGCTGGGTGTCCTAATGGATCGGCTATGCTTTTTGTCAGTGCCAAAGTATCCCATTTGGCCCACCTCCCTCAGGGGCGGGTTGAGGCCTCTCAACGTGTGCAGAATATGACCAGCACCATGAAAGAGCTTGGCTTTGGCAATTGCACCAATCACTATGAATGTGAAGCATCTTGCCCCAAAGGTGTTAATGTGCGCTTTATTGCCAAACTTAATCGCGAATACCTTAAGTCGTACGTTAAGTAGGCAATGTAATTTGGTTTACTCAGGCCCTGCACCAGCTGGTGCAGGGCCTTTACCTTTTTGGGTTAAGGATATTGTGAATTTTTTTTTATGATTTTTGCCTTGCGCCCCACTCGGCGTGATGGTATACAATCTCATTAAATGTAAACACTGTTTTAGTACTGCAGTGTTACGAACAACCATTATACATTTATTACTTTTCACAGGAGACGTTATGTCACAGGTCAAGGAAAAGGACGTCGATCAGGTTGTTATCAAGTTTACCGGTGACTCCGGTGATGGGATGCAACTTGTCGGTAATCAGCTCACAGCCCTTTCGGCACTCAGCGGTAATGATGTTAACTCACTTCCCGACTATCCATCTGAAATTCGAGCCCCGGCGGGAACAGTAGCGGGTATTTCTGGTTTCCAGATTGCGCTGGGCAGCAAGAAAATTCACACAGCTGGTGACTACCCTGATGTCCTGGTAGCCATGAACCCAGCTGCCGTCAAACACAGCTATCATTTTGTAGCAAAAGGCGGCATGATCATTACGGACTCAGACACGTACACAGAGAAAGCGCTGGAAAAAGCGGGCTTTACCAGTGATCCACGTGAAGACGGCACTTTGGCTGGCTACGATGTCAAAGCTATCCCTTTTACTACACTGACCAGGGAAGCACTAAAAGACGTTGACATGCCTGCCAAGGATAAAGATCGCTCTAAAAACTTCTTTGTTCTCGGAGTGCTTTGCTGGCTTTTCAATAAAAACCCTGATGAAGTTATTAATTTCATCCACACCAAGTTTGGCAAGCTCCCTGTTGTTATGCAGGCCAACGATGCTGCATTTAAGGCCGGATTTAATTATGGTGAAACAACTGTAATGTTCCAGAGCCGTTACAAGCTCAATGCTGCCAGTATTGAGCCTGGGTTGTACCGCAATATCACCGGTAATGAGGCAGCTGCTCTTGG is part of the Desulfurispira natronophila genome and encodes:
- a CDS encoding succinate dehydrogenase/fumarate reductase iron-sulfur subunit, whose amino-acid sequence is MKLTLYVWRQKDATSEGKLEQYKANHVSPDMSFLEMLDVVNEDLLKQGIEPIAFDHDCREGICGTCSQVINGVPHGPEEKTTACQLHMRSFKDGDSIYIEPWRAKAFPVIRDLVVDRNALDKLIESGGYVSVSTGGVPDGNAIPIPKVDADNAMDAAECIGCGACVAGCPNGSAMLFVSAKVSHLAHLPQGRVEASQRVQNMTSTMKELGFGNCTNHYECEASCPKGVNVRFIAKLNREYLKSYVK
- a CDS encoding fumarate reductase/succinate dehydrogenase flavoprotein subunit, encoding MILDGKCPTGPISQKWDKHRHEMKLVNPANKRKFKVLVVGTGLAGGAAAATLAELGYNVEAFCYQDSARRAHSIAAQGGINAAKNYQNDGDSIYRLFHDTVKGGDFRAREANVYRLAQVSVNIIDQCVAQGVPFAREYGGLLDNRSFGGAQVSRTFYARGQTGQQLLIGAYQAYSRQVARGQIKNHTRTEMLDLVVVDGEAKGITVRNMVTGKIESHWGDAVLLCTGGYVNVFYLSTNAMGCNVTANYRAHKKGAFFANPCYTQIHPTCIPVTGDHQSKLTLMSESLRNDGRIWVPKNAGDKRPAHEIPEEERDYYLERKYPSYGNLAPRDIASRAAKEACDAGKGIGDTGQGVYLDYASSIERLGEDTIRERYGNLFDMYEKITAENAYKQPMRIYPAPHYSMGGLWVDYNLQSNLPGLFVLGEANFSDHGANRLGASALMQGLADGYFVIPYTIADYLARITPGKVKDDHPEFRKVEEEAQDRINRLLSSKGNKTATEFHSELGRLMWNNVGMARSEASLKEALEKIPALREEFWENLKISGKNDELNIELEKAGRVADFLEFAELLTRDALDRDESCGGHFRVEHQTEDGEALRNDEKYCYVAAWEYKGLEKKPELHKEPLNFEEVQLAVRSYK